Genomic DNA from Planktomarina temperata RCA23:
TGACCGGCGGCTATGGCCGGGGCGCCGATATTTTGCACGACTGCACCATCGCGGTGAACCCCGGTGAGATTGCCGTGATCGTCGGCCCCAATGGCGCCGGCAAATCCACTGCGATGAAGGCCGTTTTCGGCATGCTCAACATTCACAAGGGCTCTGTGCGCTTGGATGGTGAGGACATCACCCATCTTTCGCCGCAGGACCGCGTGGCCAAAGGCATGGCCTTTGTGCCGCAAACCTCAAATATCTTCACCTCCCTGACCGTTGAAGAAAATCTAGAAATGGGCGCCTTCCTGCGCCGCTATGATATCCGCGTGACGATGGAGCAGATTTTTGATCTCTTTCCCATTCTGCGCGACAAACGCAAACAGGCGGCCGGCGAGCTGTCCGGCGGGCAACGCCAGCAGGTGGCAGTTGGCCGGGCCTTGATGACGCAGCCTAAGGTTTTGATGCTTGATGAGCCCACGGCTGGCGTTTCGCCTATTGTGATGGATGAGCTCTTTGACCGGATCATCGAGGTTGCCCGCACGGGCATCTCGATCTTAATGGTTGAGCAAAACGCCCGGCAAGCGTTGGAGATCGCCGATCGCGGCTATGTGCTGGTGCAAGGCGCAAATCGATTCACCGACACAGGCGCGGCGCTTTTGGCCAATGCAGATGTGCGCAAATCTTTCTTGGGGGGTTAGGCGATGATTGATCTTTTGAATGCAGTGGTCGTGCTGTCCAATTATGTCCTGATCCCTGCCCTCGCCTATGGGAGCCAATTGGCCCTTGGCGCGCTTGGTGTGACGTTGATTTATGGCATCTTGCGGTTTTCCAACTTTGCCCATGGGGACACGATGGCCTTTGGCGCTATGGTGACCATTCTGGTGACCTGGCTGTTTCAAGGCTGGGGCATCTCGCTTGGCCCGCTGCCGACGGCGCTTTTGGCCATTCCCTTTGGTATTGCCGCCACGGCCGCCCTATTGCTGACCACTGACCGGCTGGTCTATCGGTTTTACCGGCAACAAAAAGCCGCGCCGGTCATATTGGTCATCGTTTCCATGGGGGTGATGTTTGTAATGAACGGCTTGGTGCGCTTTATCATTGGGCCAAATGATCAAAGGTTTTCCGATGGTGAGAGATTCATCATATCTGCGCGGGAGTTCAAAAAACTCACAGGGCTTTCAGAGGGTTTGGCTTTTAAGACCACCCAGGGCATTACCATTGTCACAGCCGTAATTGTGGTCGTCGCATTGTTTTGGTTTCTCAACCGCACCCGCACGGGGAAATCCATGCGCGCGTTTTCGGACAATGAGGATCTGGCGCTGCTCTCGGGCATCAACCCCGACCGGGTGGTGATGGTAACTTGGCTCATCGTTGCGGGTCTGGCCGCAACCGCCGGGGCGCTATATGGATTAGATAAATCCTTCAAGCCATTCATTTACCTGCAACTTCTATTGCCCATCTTTGCCGCGGCGGTGGTGGGCGGCTTGGGAAATCCGTTGGGAGCCATTGCCGGGGGCTTTGTTATTGCGTTCTCAGAGGTTCTCATCACCTACCCGCTCAAAAAGGTTCTCGGCTACCTTCTGCCGGATCGTTTCGAGCCCGATACATTGGTCCAGCTCCTTTCGACGGATTATAAATTCGCTGTGAGTTTCACGATACTGATTATCGTATTGCTGTTCCGCCCGACCGGATTGTTTAAGGGGAAATCCGTATGACCATTAATTACAAGAACATCGGTCTGTTTTTTCTGGTGGCCTGCCTCATTTTGGGCACGGGCTTTGTTCAAAGCTGGAACACAGCGCTTTTCATCCTCAATATGGGATTGGTTTCAGCGATCATGGCGCTGGGGGTCAACCTACAATGGGGGTTTGCCGGTTTGTTTAACGTCGGCATTATGGGATTTGTGGCGCTGGGCGGCCTCGCAGCTGTTTTAATCTCGATGCCCCCAACAACTGAGGCCTGGGCCGCGGGCGGGCTTCGAGTCATTCTGGGCATAGTCCTGGGCGCCGCCACGGTGACCACTGCAATCCTAGTGCAACTGCGCATGGCCGCAGGCCCGGCAAGAACCCTTACCACCATAGCCATTTTAATCGGTGGATTCTTTCTCTATCGCGCGGTCTTTGATGGCGGCGTGGCGGCTGTGGAAGCCGTTGATGCAGCCGGCACCGGCTATCTCGGTGGATTGAACTTTGGCGGCGCTAGCTACAAAGACTGGGGCTTTATGACATTGATCTCCTGGCCCGTAGGTGGGCTTTTGGCGGCTGGTGTCGCCTGGCTCATTGGCAAAACCGCTCTGGGTCTGCGTTCCGATTATCTCGCCATTGCCACGCTTGGGATTTCAGAAATCATCATTGCAGTGATGAAAAACGAAGATTGGCTGTCGCGCGGTGTGAAGAACGTGATCGGCCTGCCCCGCCCGGTGCCCTATGAAATTGAGCTGCAAGAAAGTGCCGGGTTTATTGAACACACCACTGCGCTTGGGCTTGATCCGGTCACCTCCTCTTCGATTGTTGTAAAGCTGGGATACGCCGGTTTGTTTTCGATTGTTTTGGTCATTGTCCTCATTTTGGCACAACTGGCCCTCGCCAGCCCATGGGGCCGCATGATGCGGGCGATTAGAGACAATGAGGAAGCCGCTGAAGCGATGGGAAAAAATGTCACAGCGCGGCATTTGCAAATTTTCATCCTTGGCTCGGCCATTTGCGGCGTGGCCGGCGCCATGATGACCACGCTCGACAGCCAGTTGACCCCATCCTCCTACCAGCCGCTGCGCTTCACCTTTTTGGTGTGGGTGATGGTCATTGTAGGCGGTTCAGGCAATAATTTCGGGTCAGTCTTAGGGGGATTTTTGATCTTTTTCCTTTGGGTCCAAGTCGAACCAATGGGGGCGATCTTGATGCAGATCCTGACCTCGGGCATGGCGGAAGACAATGTTTTGCGGCTGCATTTGCTGGACTCAGTGGCCCATATGCGCCTTTTGACCATGGGGTTAATATTGATCTTGGTACTCAGATTTGCGCCGAAAGGCTTGATCCCTGAAAAGTAGCTCTTTCCTTTCGCCGCGCCGCAGTATAGGCGGCGCGGTGAGCAAGGAAGAGGCACCCAATGGACCTTCGTAATATCGCGATCATCGCACACGTTGACCACGGCAAAACCACTTTGGTGGATGAGCTGTTAAAGCAATCCGGCACCTACCGGGAAAATCAAGCCACGACCGAACGGGCCATGGACAGCAATGACTTGGAACGAGAGCGGGGCATCACCATCCTGGCCAAGGCGACTTCGGTCGAATGGCAGGGCACGCGGATCAATATCGTTGACACGCCAGGTCACGCGGATTTCGGCGGCGAGGTGGAACGCATCCTGTCTATGGTGGACGGCGTCGTCTTGTTGGTGGACGCGGCAGAAGGCCCAATGCCTCAGACCAAATTTGTCACCTCCAAAGCGCTGGCGCTTGGCCTGAACCCGATTGTGGTGGTCAATAAAGTGGACAAGCCCGATGGTGAACCTGACCGCGCCCTAGATGAGTGTTTTGATCTCTTTGCGTCACTGGATGCCAATGAGCAGCAATTGGACTTCCCGGTTCTCTATGCCTCTGGTCGAGCTGGCTGGGCAGATGAGGAGCTGGACGGGCCGCGTAAGGATCTTTCCGCTTTGTTCGAGTTGATCGTGCGCCACGTGAAATCCCCCAAACAGGCAGAAAAAGCCCATGAGCCCTTTTCCATGCTGGCGACGACGCTTGGAGCGGATCCATTCATTGGCCGCATTCTGACCGGGCGGGTCGAAACGGGCCGCCTCAAAGCTGGGGACTCCGTGAAGGCCCTATCTCGGGATGGCAGCAAGATTGAGCAGTTCCGCTGCACAAAAATTCTCGCATTCCGCGGCCTATCGCAGACCGCGATTGATGAGGCCGTGGCGGGCGATATCGTGTCGCTGGCTGGCATGACCAAAGCCACCGTTGCAGACACCATCTGCGCACCTGAAATCAACGAGGCCCTGCCCTCCTTGCCGATTGATCCCCCCACCATATCGGTGACCTTTGGGATCAATGACAGCCCCCTGGCCGGCCGTGACGGTAAAAAAGTGCAAAGCCGGGTGATCCGCAAGCGTTTGATGGAAGAAGCGGAAACCAATGTGGCGATCCGTGTGACAGATACGCCGAGCGGCGAGGCCTTTGAGGTCGCCGGCCGCGGCGAGTTGCAAATGGGTGTACTGATCGAGAACATGCGCCGTGAAGGTTTTGAGCTGTCTATCAGCCGCCCGCGGGTTTTGTTCAAAGAAGAGGATGGCCAGCGCCTAGAGCCCATCGAAGAAGTGACCGTCGATGTGGATGAAGAATATTCTGGTGTTGTGATTGAAAAGCTGACCGGCTTTCGTAAGGGTGACTTGGCAGAGATGAAATCCGCAGGGGCCGGCAAGACGCGCATCATCGCGCATGTGCCGTCGCGCGGCCTGATCGGCTATCAAGGCGAATTCATGACCGACACCCGCGGCACGGGCGTTTTGAACCGCGTATTTCACACCTGGGCGCCGCACAAAGGCGCAATCCCAGGCCGTCGCGCTGGCGTATTGATCTCCATGGAGAATGGGGTCTCTGTGCCCTATGCGATCTTTAACCTTGAAGACCGCGGTAAATTCTTCATCGGCAGCCAAGAGGATGTCTACCAAGGCATGATTATCGGCGAGCACAACCGCGAGAATGATCTTGAGGTGAACCCGCTCAAGGGCAAGAAATTGACGAACGTGCGCGCCAGCGGAACCGATGAAGCGGTGCGCTTGACCACGCCAATCAAAATGTCTCTGGAAGAGGCCATCGCCTATATCGACAATGACGAGCTGGTAGAAGTCACGCCAAATGCCATTCGTTTGCGTAAGATCCACCTTGATCCACATGAGCGCAAACGCGCCTCACGCAGCGCATAAACAGCAAAAAGGGATGCAGAGTTTCATCTGCATCCCTTTTTATTCTTAAGCCTATACCCGGTTCAATCCGCGATCAGTCGATGGTTTCCACAATCATCAATGAGCGCTGAAACCCGCCCTCTCCCAATTTAATTGCCGCTTGATAACCCTCGGAGTGGTAGCAATCATGCGCGGCCTGTAGGCTGGGGAACTGCGCCACGACATTGCGCGTATGATCCGGGCCTTCCAATTGCTCATAGGCACCACCGCGGGCCAAAAACACTCCGCCGTATGAGGCAATGACGGGCGTGGCGGCGCTGGCGTAGGCGGCAAGTTTTTCCGCGTCCAAAACGTTGACATGGGCAATCCAGAGAGCTTTTGGCATCTTTTCTTACTCCTCTAAGAGTGTTTTGACGGCTAAAATTGCGGCGTCTGAGTCTTGGGTCGATTTTGCGCCGCCCTGGGCCATATCAGCCCGGCCGCCGCCTCCCTTGCCGCCAAGGGTTGCAACAACAGTTTTAACGATATCCACCGCAGAGATGTGCTCGGTCAAATCACCCGTGACGCCCGCGGCCACCGCGGCCTTGCCATCCGTATCCGCGATCAGCAAGACCACACCGGAGCCCATCTTTGCTTTATGCGCATCCACCAAAGCAGGCAAATCGCGGCCCGTTACCCCTTGCAAAACCTGTGCAAGGAAGGCCTTTCCACCGATGGAAATCGGATCTGCGGCTGCGGCCTCTGTGCCACCAGACAATGCAAGCTCGCGGCGCAGGTTGGCCACTTCGTTCTGCAAAGCTTTGCGCTCCTCGAGAAGCTGTTGCGCGCGGTCGGCGATCTCTGTCGGCTGGACTTTCAAAACATTCGCAGCCGCGGCCATTGCAGCCATTTGTTGTTGAATGTGATGTTCTGCGCCCACTCCGGTCAGCGCCTCAATGCGCCGCACCCCGGCCGAGGAGGCCCCATCGCTCAGCAAGACGAATCCGCCGATATCTCCAGTTTGGCGCACATGGGTGCCGCCGCAAAGCTCCAAGCTGTAGGTGTCTTGCCCCGATCCTTTGCCAGAGCCGGGCAAATGCCCCATAGAAACCACCCGAACCTCATCGCCATATTTTTCGCCAAAGAGCGCTTGGGCCCCCAGGGCGCGCGCATCGTCAGGTGTCATAATACGAGTCTCAACCGTGCTGTTTTGCCGGATGAAGGCGTTTACTTCGCTTTGCACCTGTTGCAACTGCGCGGCCGTAAGCGCTTGCCCATGGCTGAAGTCAAACCGCAGGCGGTCATCTGCGTTCAGTGACCCGCGTTGCGCCACATGATCACCCAGTGCCCGGCGCAGAGCTTCATGCAACAGATGGGTTGCGGAATGATTTGCACGAATACGCGCACGGCGTTCCGACGCGACTATGAGCTCAGCGGCCTGCCCCATTCCAACAAAGCCTTTCGTGACTTTGGCCATGTGAATGAACAGATCCGCAGTTTTGCGGCAATCGGTGACCTCAAGAATGCCACTCTCTGTCACAATCTCTCCACGGTCACCGATTTGACCGCCGCTTTCCGCATAGAAAGGCGTTTGGTTGAGTACAATTTGCACAACAGCGCCCGCGTCAGCACGGTCCACTTGCCCGCCATCCTGCACGAGCGCCACGATCTGACCTTCAGCTTGTTCGGTGTCATAGCCCAGAAAATCTGTCGCGCCATGGTTGTCCAGCACGTCAAACCAAATCGTATCATCGGCCATTTCACCCGAGCCTGCCCAAGCAGCACGGGCTTTGGCTTTTTGAGCGGCCATCGCGATGTCAAAGCCATCCGTATCGACCGAGAGGCCTTTCTCACGCAGAGCATCTTGCGTCAGGTCAAGTGGGAAGCCGAAAGTGTCATAGAGCTTAAAGGCGGTGGCGCCAGGCAAGGCGCCGCCCTGCGGCAGATCGCCAACCTCATCTTCCAACAGGCGCAAACCCCGGTCCAAAGTGGTGCGGAAACGGGTTTCTTCCTGCAACAAAGTTTCTTCAATCATCGATTGGGCCTGAACCAATTCAGGATAGGCCGCCCCCATTTGCTGCACCAAAGCAGGCACCAAACGATGCATCAAAGGATCCGCCGCGCCGATCAAATGCGCATGACGCATTGCACGGCGCATGATCCGCCGCAGCACATAGCCACGCCCATCCTTGGAGGGTAAAACCCCGTCGGCAATCAGAAAGGATGTTGAGCGCAGGTGATCTGCAATCACCCGGTGGTGGGTCTTATGCGGGCCGTCCGGATCCGAAGAGGTCGCCTGCGCTGAGGCCTCAATCAGATTGCGCACCAAATCCGTGGCGTAATTGTCATTCGTGCCTTGCAACAATGCCGCAACCCGCTCAATGCCCATGCCGGTGTCGATGGACTGTGCGGCCAAGGCTTTGCGCGTGCCGTCTTCAAACTGCTCATATTGCATAAAGACCAGGTTCCAGATTTCGACAAATCGGTCACCATCTTCATCCGGGCTGCCGGGAGGGCCGCCCCAGATGTGATCCCCGTGATCGTAGAAAATCTCTGAGCTGGGGCCACAAGGACCGGTCGGCCCCATCATCCAAAAATTATCATCCGTGGCGATGCGGATGATTTTATCATCACTAAATCCGCCAATTTTCTTCCAAAGGGCCACGGCCTCATCATCATCATGATAGACGGTGACAACCAGTTTTTCCTTGGGAATACATAGCTCTTTTGTGATGACCTCCCAAGCAAAGAGAATGGCCTCTTCCTTGAAATAATCCCCAAAGCTGAAATTGCCCATCATCTCAAAGAAGGTGTGATGGCGGGCGGTGTAGCCCACATTGTCCAGATCATTATGTTTGCCGCCGGCGCGCACGCATTTTTGTGCGGTGGTGGCCCGCGTGTAATCGCGCGTTTCAACGCCCGTGAAAAGGTTTTTGAATTGCACCATACCTGAGTTGGCAAACATCAGTGTGGGATCATTGCGCGGCACCAAGGGGCTAGATGGCAAAACACGATGACCCTGGCGGTCAAAATAGTTCAAAAACGTGGAGCGGATATCATTGAGCGTGGGCATTTCTTCGCAAAAACCTTGTAAATTGGGGTTGCCCGAAGACTTACCTTTCCTTTCCACAAGTGTCCACGGCAAAGCAAAACACCCCGGAGCTTCCTGCGCCGGGGTGTTTTATCTAACTTTGTCTATTAACTGAGGGCGCGGGCCACCCTAGAGGTCGATCACATTGTCCTCATCTTTTGAGCTTGGCCCCTCTACATCGGTAGGCCGTTCAAACTTCAACCCGTGAGATTCACGGATTTTAGCTTCAATATCATAGGCCATAGCTTTGTTTTCACTCAAGAAAACTTTTGCATTCTCACGGCCTTGGCCGATACGCTCATCACCATAGCTATACCAGCTGCCGGATTTCTCGACAAAGCCGCCTTTGACACCAAGATCAATCAGCTCGCCCATTTTGGAGATGCCCTCACCATACATGATGTCAAATTCAACCTGTTTAAAGGGCGGGGCGACTTTGTTTTTCACGACTTTGACGCGGGTGGCATTGCCCACGACCTCGTCGCGATCCTTCAAAGCACCAATCCGGCGAATATCCAATCGCACCGATGAGTAGAACTTCAAGGCATTGCCGCCGGTTGTGGTTTCCGGGCTGCCAAACATAACGCCAATCTTCATCCGAATTTGGTTGATAAAAATAACCATACAGTTTGATTTGCTGATGCTGCCGGTCAGTTTGCGCATGGCTTGGCTCATCAACCGGGCCTGTGCGCCGACCTGTGCATCGCCCATATCGCCTTCCAACTCCGATTTCGGGGTCAAAGCAGCGACAGAATCAACCACCACCATGGAAACCGCGCCTGAGCGTACCAAAGTGTCTGTGATTTCCAATGCCTGCTCGCCTGTGTCAGGCTGCGAGATCAGCAGCTCTTCCAGATTTACGCCAAGTTTACGCGCATAGAGTGGATCAAGCGCGTGTTCTGCATCGACAAATGCGCAGACGCCGCCCTTTTTCTGTTCTTCCGCCACGCAATGCAGGGTCAAAGTTGTTTTGCCCGAGGACTCTGGGCCGTAGATCTCAATGATCCGCCCCTTGGGCAGACCGCCGATGCCAAGAGCAATATCTAGGCCGATGGAGCCGGTGGAGGTCGACTCAATCCCGGGGATGACTGCGCCCTCGCCCAATGTCATGATTGAACCTTTGCCGAACTGACGTTCGATTTGTGCCAAAGCGCTGTCTAGCGCCTTTTGACGGTCGCCTGTTTTTGGTGCCATTGTGAGTAAATCTGCCGTTGCCATTGTTTCACGCTCCTTATTCCACACCCGAGACGGGGGGACAATGATGTAATGTTCGCTTCTTGTTCTTTTTATCGGACCAAAAGGAGAACAAATCAAGATTTTTCTACAAATTTATCTTTTATTCTTAGCAATAATCTTTAATAATTGGTGAAACACATATGAATTTAAAAGATTAATGCTGATATTTTCGCGCTATAACCTTGTTCTCCTGGCCGTGCCTAAAACGGGATCAACGGCTTTAGAAGTGGCTTTGGGACAAGAGGCCGATGGTAGATTCGGCAATCCGCCAGAAATGAAGCATTTACCGCTCTACCGGTATAATCGCTTCGTGCGACCTTTGTTGCAGCTCACCACTGGGCAGGATCCAGAAACCTTTGCGCTGATCCGTGAGCCGATTAGCTGGCTGCGCAGTTGGTATCGGTATAGGGCCCGCAATTCTATGGCCCTATTGCCCACCTCGACCTGTCATATCAGTTTTGACCAATTTGTGCGTGAGGCGATGTCAGACGATCCCCCGCCCTTTGCCCAAGTCGGTTGCCAAACGCGTTTTTTGTCACCTGGAGGCAGCGGCGGGCCGATCACGCATCTGTTTCAATATGAGCAAATGGATTTGGCCTGCAAATTCCTCGAGAACCGTTTGGAATTGGAACTGGATCTGCCGTGGCTCAATCAAGCGGCCATCGGCCCGGCACCGTTGGACCCAGACTTGGAGGCACAATACCGGAAGATCCATGCGGGCGAATTTCAACTCTGGCAAGACGCTTCTATCTAGCGCTCGCCCTATGATGCTGGCACCACGACATCCAGAACGGCTTGGGTCAGATCGTTAAGTGAAAAAGGTTTCGGCAAGAACACGGAGCCCTCAATTTCAGATTGTTGTTTGTCAAACGCATCCTCAGCATATCCCGAGACAAAGACGACACGCGTCCCGGGCCGGCCCATGAGCGCAAGCCGCACCCAGGTTGGGCCATCCAGCCCCGGCATCACCACATCGGTCACGAATACATCGATTTTCAATGACTTATCTTCGAGAATTTTCAACGCGGCTTCGGCGCAATCGGCTTCATAAACGGTGAGACCCTTGATCCGCAGCGCCCGCGAAGCAAAGGCGCGCACGGGTGCCTCATCCTCCACCAGAAGCACAACTTGTTCGCCTTGTGTTGGCTGTGACACGACCTCTGCTATCAATTTTTGTTCCTTCTGTTTGGCGCGCCGATCAACTGCCGGGATCAGCACATCAAAAACCGTGCCCTTGCCGATCTCGCTTTCTGCAAAGATAAACCCATTGGACTGTTTAACAATTCCATAGACCGTCGATAGCCCCAAACCGGTCCCCTCGCCCGTGCGTTTCGTGGTGAAAAACGGTTCAAATATTTTCTGGCGGTGTTCGGGGGGTATGCCCGAGCCAAAATCTTCCACTTGAATCTTCACATACTCTCCCGCTGGGATCACCGCACTGTCGCGCTCTTGCGCCTTGTCAAAGGTTTCAGATTGCGTGCGGATGACAACATCGCCCCCCTCGACCATTGCATCGCGCGCATTCACCACAAGGTTCATTAACACCTGTTCCAATTGCCGCTTGTCCGCCCGCACCATGGGAAGTTTCGTGCCATGGTACAGCAAGAGATTTACTTTCTCGCCCACCAAACGATCCAACAAATGCGCCAAGTCAGAGATAATTTCACGAATATTGAGCAGTTTCACCTGTAGGTTCTGCTTGCGTGAGAAAGCCAGCAATTGCCCAATCAACGCTGCGGCCCGATTGGCATTCTGATGGATTTGCATCAGATCACTGAAATCAGGATCATTTTTATCATGGCGCAATAGAAGTAGATCACAGTGACCGGAAATCGCAGTTAACAAATTGTTGAAGTCATGCGCCACACCTCCGGCAAGCTGGCCAATTGCTTGCATCTTCTGGCTTTGCACAAATTGCCGCTCAAGAGACTTTAAAGCCGTGACGTCGGAAAACGCCGCGATTAAGACATGCTCTTGCCCATCAAACACCCGGCTTAATGCGGCCTGAAACACTGTCCCCGATTTGGTGCCTGGGATTTGTAAAACAATGGATTTATTCCAAATTTTTCCCTCAGATACGTCTGAAATCCATCCCAGGAGCGATTGCTGATTGCTAATAAAAACTTCGGTGATGTCATGGCCAATATTGATTTTCTTGCCAAACAAACTGCGCGCCGCGGCATTTACGCTTTTGATACCCCTTTGGTTGAGAGTTTTATCAAAGGGACAGAGAGATGCTCAAACAGGTCCCAATAACTTTGGGTCGAGACCTGCTGTTCATCGGTTACAGGAAAGAAATACAACTCTTCCGTTTCATCACTGGGCCAATGATCCAACACATGAAAATTGCGCTCGCCGTCCAAGGTTTTGAGTTGTTGCACTTGATTGCGCAGCACGCGGTTGCCATTGGCCAAAACATCAATCCAACGGGGCGTTTCACCGAACAGGGCTCGGAAAGCCGCATTGACATCTGTGACAATGCGATCTCCGTTCATTCGGGCCATTGCAACAGAGGGTTGTGCAATGCCCTCGCGCGCCCCCCGTGGAACAATGGGTTTGAAACTCCAAACCAATTGCCCGGCAGATCGGCACAGATCAAGCGTAAGGCCCTGACCGCCGATGGTCACACAATCTTGTGCCCAACCTTTCGTGACAGCCCGGCGCATCAAACTTTCCAGTTTTGGCGCGAGATCCCCATAAGCTTTTGGCAACACGCGATCGATGGAACCGGGCTCAATGGAAAACCCTTGCTCTTTTGCCGCGCGGTTCACCTGTGTCACCCCGCCGTCCAGCCCGCTGATCACCACGCCATAGTCACAATTTTCATAGGTTTGCGCCAATATTGCTGAGCGCCGCAAATCTGCAAGACAGCGCACCACCCAAAAACAAGCCAAGCCAGCCGCGCATATCACGATCGAGAGTGCGAGAACCAAAAGCCAATGCCCTGTGCGCAGAAACCCAGTTAAAACAATTAAAAAAGCAACGGAAACACAGAAACTAACAAGGGCGAAAGAATGGTGCCAGGCGTCAAATATTCGTAAAATATTTTTCATTTAAATCGTGCGCTTGTTGATAAAAATTCCAATGCGACACATACAAAAAATTGGTTAATTGATTATTAATTACCACAGCAAAGCCCGCGCTCAAATACCTTTCTTAAAGATAACCAAATAGAGCCCATCCTGCGTTGCACTGGGTAAATATTGCTCTGTGCTGCAAAAGGTTAAATCCGGGAAATTTTCGCTGACAAACTGCCGCTGCCCTTGATTTTCGGCCTCAAAAATCGAGCAAGTGATCAAAGCGAGACATCCATTTGGCGCCAAATATGTTATGGATTTGGCAATGATATCCCGTTGAAGCCGCACAAATGCCTCCAGGTCCTTTGGTGTAAGGCTCCATTTACCTTCCGGAGATCGGCGCCACGCCCCGCTGCCCGAACAGGGTAAATCACACACCACAGTCTCAAATTTTGCCGATTTTGCCAAATCTTGCGGCGCTATGACCTCAATGTCATGCCCACCACGCGCCGCCCGCGGTGCTATTTCTGCCATACGCGCGGTTGAAATATCATGAGCAAAGATCTTCGAGCCGCTGCGCGCTGCCAGGGCCAAGGACTTGCCACCGCCCCCGGCACAGTAATCCAAAACCCGTCCATTGAGTGCAATAGCATCCGCCACGGCCTGAGACGCCGCGTCCTGCAGCTCAAACCAACCCTGTTCAAAACAAGGTTGAAGCACGGCGCGGCGCGGATTGCTTACGATGGTCAGCGCCGTATCAGAGGCCAAATTGGGGGTTGTTTCAATCTCGGCCTTGGCCAATTCCGCCTGGAGCTGGGCCCGCGTCGTCTTTTGTAAGTTTACCCTCAGCGTAATTGGTGCGCGATGTCGCAGGACCGCGCCAATCTTTGCAGTTTGCTCGGCTCCATATTGCTGGGTTAACAGGTCGATCACCCAATCTTGCAGATCCAAACGATCGCGGTCTGAGGGAGCCGGCGTGACATCGTCAGCACACAATGCCGCTGGCGCATGCGCTATTCCGGTAAAAAATTCATTTGGATCTTCGCCATGGGCGCGCAGCGTCCCAATGGCCCAGGCCCGCGCAGATTGCGGCGCCGGCCAGGCGCCAGCTGATCGGCGGCAGCGCAGCGCTTGAAAGACCAAATCGCGCAATGCAGCCCGATCTTTTGACCCTGCGAAACGATTGCCCCGCGCCCAATTGGTCAGAGCCTTTTCTGCCGGCACCCCAGATAGAATAGCCTCTAGTATATCAATCTGTGCCGCAACGCGGGCGCCGGGTGTCATCAGCCGACCCGATAGTTCGGACTTTCGCGGGTGATTTGAACGTCATGCACATGACTTTCCTTCAATCCTGCGCCGGTGATTTTCACAAAGCTACAATTTTTGCGCATCTGATCCACGCTCGCGCATCCCGTATACCCCATGGCCGCGCGCAGACCGCCAACCAATTGGTGCAATACCGTTCCTGCCGCGCCCTTATAGGGCACTTGCCCTTCAATTCCCTCGGGAACCAACTTATCGCTGGCGGCA
This window encodes:
- a CDS encoding ABC transporter ATP-binding protein, with amino-acid sequence MTEPFLIGESMTGGYGRGADILHDCTIAVNPGEIAVIVGPNGAGKSTAMKAVFGMLNIHKGSVRLDGEDITHLSPQDRVAKGMAFVPQTSNIFTSLTVEENLEMGAFLRRYDIRVTMEQIFDLFPILRDKRKQAAGELSGGQRQQVAVGRALMTQPKVLMLDEPTAGVSPIVMDELFDRIIEVARTGISILMVEQNARQALEIADRGYVLVQGANRFTDTGAALLANADVRKSFLGG
- a CDS encoding ABC transporter permease subunit; amino-acid sequence: MDLLNAVVVLSNYVLIPALAYGSQLALGALGVTLIYGILRFSNFAHGDTMAFGAMVTILVTWLFQGWGISLGPLPTALLAIPFGIAATAALLLTTDRLVYRFYRQQKAAPVILVIVSMGVMFVMNGLVRFIIGPNDQRFSDGERFIISAREFKKLTGLSEGLAFKTTQGITIVTAVIVVVALFWFLNRTRTGKSMRAFSDNEDLALLSGINPDRVVMVTWLIVAGLAATAGALYGLDKSFKPFIYLQLLLPIFAAAVVGGLGNPLGAIAGGFVIAFSEVLITYPLKKVLGYLLPDRFEPDTLVQLLSTDYKFAVSFTILIIVLLFRPTGLFKGKSV
- a CDS encoding branched-chain amino acid ABC transporter permease, which encodes MTINYKNIGLFFLVACLILGTGFVQSWNTALFILNMGLVSAIMALGVNLQWGFAGLFNVGIMGFVALGGLAAVLISMPPTTEAWAAGGLRVILGIVLGAATVTTAILVQLRMAAGPARTLTTIAILIGGFFLYRAVFDGGVAAVEAVDAAGTGYLGGLNFGGASYKDWGFMTLISWPVGGLLAAGVAWLIGKTALGLRSDYLAIATLGISEIIIAVMKNEDWLSRGVKNVIGLPRPVPYEIELQESAGFIEHTTALGLDPVTSSSIVVKLGYAGLFSIVLVIVLILAQLALASPWGRMMRAIRDNEEAAEAMGKNVTARHLQIFILGSAICGVAGAMMTTLDSQLTPSSYQPLRFTFLVWVMVIVGGSGNNFGSVLGGFLIFFLWVQVEPMGAILMQILTSGMAEDNVLRLHLLDSVAHMRLLTMGLILILVLRFAPKGLIPEK
- the typA gene encoding translational GTPase TypA yields the protein MDLRNIAIIAHVDHGKTTLVDELLKQSGTYRENQATTERAMDSNDLERERGITILAKATSVEWQGTRINIVDTPGHADFGGEVERILSMVDGVVLLVDAAEGPMPQTKFVTSKALALGLNPIVVVNKVDKPDGEPDRALDECFDLFASLDANEQQLDFPVLYASGRAGWADEELDGPRKDLSALFELIVRHVKSPKQAEKAHEPFSMLATTLGADPFIGRILTGRVETGRLKAGDSVKALSRDGSKIEQFRCTKILAFRGLSQTAIDEAVAGDIVSLAGMTKATVADTICAPEINEALPSLPIDPPTISVTFGINDSPLAGRDGKKVQSRVIRKRLMEEAETNVAIRVTDTPSGEAFEVAGRGELQMGVLIENMRREGFELSISRPRVLFKEEDGQRLEPIEEVTVDVDEEYSGVVIEKLTGFRKGDLAEMKSAGAGKTRIIAHVPSRGLIGYQGEFMTDTRGTGVLNRVFHTWAPHKGAIPGRRAGVLISMENGVSVPYAIFNLEDRGKFFIGSQEDVYQGMIIGEHNRENDLEVNPLKGKKLTNVRASGTDEAVRLTTPIKMSLEEAIAYIDNDELVEVTPNAIRLRKIHLDPHERKRASRSA
- a CDS encoding DUF1330 domain-containing protein, translated to MPKALWIAHVNVLDAEKLAAYASAATPVIASYGGVFLARGGAYEQLEGPDHTRNVVAQFPSLQAAHDCYHSEGYQAAIKLGEGGFQRSLMIVETID